Proteins from a genomic interval of Cyclopterus lumpus isolate fCycLum1 chromosome 18, fCycLum1.pri, whole genome shotgun sequence:
- the gpr185b gene encoding G-protein coupled receptor 12, with amino-acid sequence MILSLAAAAAMSSGGGLNSSSFSLDPFDSSTSWGLSEDPSNSSSEPDGRTLTPDLRPATTAVALQEVNPWDVALCVTGTLISCENALVIAVLFYTPTLRAPMFVLIGSLAAADLLAGLGLILNFVFTYLVDRSVEFVTLLSVGLLISAFSASVLNILAITVDRYLSLYNALTYHTERTVAFTYAMVALIWASCLALGLLPAFGWNCLGDESACSVCRPVTKANAVALAVAFLLVFALMTQLYLQICRIAFRHAQQIAVQHQFVAMSTTKGVSTLSAILCAFGACWLPFATYSIVADSSYPAVYTYAAVLPATCCSVINPIIYAFRNPDIQKSLWMACCGCVPSNLSLRPRTSSDV; translated from the coding sequence ATGATTCTCTCCctggcggcagcagcagccatgagcagcggcggcggcctcaactcctcctccttctccctcgaCCCCTTCGACTCATCCACCTCCTGGGGCCTCTCCGAGGACCCGTCCAACTCCTCCTCGGAGCCCGACGGGCGAACCCTGACCCCCGACCTCCGGCCGGCGACCACCGCCGTCGCCCTGCAGGAGGTCAACCCCTGGGACGTGGCGCTGTGCGTGACGGGGACGCTCATCTCCTGCGAGAACGCGCTGGTGATCGCCGTGCTGTTCTACACGCCGACGCTCCGCGCGCCGATGTTCGTGCTCATCGGGTCGCTGGCGGCGGCGGACCTCCTCGCCGGCCTGGGCCTCATCCTGAACTTCGTCTTCACCTACCTGGTCGACCGCTCGGTGGAGTTCGTGACGCTGCTGTCGGTCGGGCTGCTCATCTCCGCCTTCTCGGCGTCCGTGCTCAACATCCTCGCCATCACGGTGGACCGCTACCTGTCGCTGTACAACGCGCTGACCTACCACACGGAGCGCACGGTCGCCTTCACCTACGCCATGGTGGCGCTCATCTGGGCGTCGTGCCTGGCGCTCGGCCTGCTGCCGGCGTTCGGCTGGAACTGCCTGGGCGACGAGTCGGCGTGCAGCGTCTGCCGGCCCGTCACCAAAGCCAACGCCGTGGCGCTCGCCGTGGCCTTCCTGCTCGTCTTCGCCCTGATGACGCAGCTCTACCTGCAGATCTGCCGGATCGCCTTCCGCCACGCGCAGCAGATCGCCGTGCAGCACCAGTTCGTCGCCATGTCCACGACCAAAGGCGTGTCCACGCTGTCGGCCATCCTGTGCGCCTTCGGGGCGTGCTGGCTGCCGTTCGCCACGTACTCCATCGTGGCCGACTCCAGCTACCCGGCCGTGTACACCTACGCCGCGGTGCTGCCCGCCACCTGCTGCTCCGTGATCAACCCCATCATCTACGCCTTCCGAAACCCGGACATCCAGAAGTCGCTGTGGATGGCGTGCTGCGGCTGCGTGCCGTCCAACCTCTCCCTCAGACCCCGGACCTCCAGCGACGTGTAG